The following is a genomic window from Sciurus carolinensis chromosome 3, mSciCar1.2, whole genome shotgun sequence.
CCTGGTGGGCTAAGCACCCTCAGGGGTGCCTTCTGAGATCTGCCTTGCTCCCTGTGGTTTCCCTGATGTCTTTAACAAgaccttttcctttcctgttcaaCCCACACAGGGATCCAGCCACACTTGCTGACCAGCTGGCTGTGTGGCCCACAGTCAGAGGCAGGAACGAGGAGTCTCCATCTTTCCAGTTGTGAGGTCAGATGATCTGCAAGCTCCAAGGCTGAAGGTGCTCTCCTGAGAGCCCACTGCCAAGGTGGCTGTGCCATGCACTGTCCATTAGGCAGCGTTAACATTAAATTCTGTAGCCTTGACTGGAGCAAGACCCCATTCCCTCCCTAGTCCCCAGGACGGTATCAGCAGGCCGGGAATGTCACTTTTATTGGAGTTTAATTCATGGGACAGCTTCCAGACAGAAGTACTTTCCACAGACAACTGGCCCAGCCAGCAGGGCTCCTGCCCCTGGCCTTGTTCTGACCTCTGGTGGGTAGAACCCGAACTCCCGAAGCTTAACCTCTACCACCTTCCTACCCTTTTCCAGAGGAGGCCCCATCAACTCCAAAAGCTGTGGACAGGTCCTCCTGCCCTGGGGGAAGGACAGGGTCCCAAGCTCAGCCCACACACAGTAGACAAAGGCACAGCAGGCCCATGGGTCATAAAGGCTCCCCTGGAGGTGGCATCTGCTGGGATTCCTGGCTAGGTGGGGGACCCCTGCAGCCACCACTGACCATCCAGAAGTAGTCTGGGTGCACTTGGCCCTGCACAGCCTCACTGACCATCAACTCCCCATCCACAGCAAACACACCCCTCCCATCCTTAGGCTCCAGGCGGAAGGCAATCACAGGCACATGCACCAAGTAGGGGCAGTCATACTCCATGTGCTTGCCCTTCTCCATGGCCAGGAAGAGGCGCAGCAGCATGGCCCTGGACACGCCTGCCCGCACGTAGAACAGATGCATAACACCAGCTGCACAGCGGCCCATGGGCGCAGCAAACATCTCACTGCCCAGGTGGGTGTGCAGCAGCGCCAGCACCAGCACAAAGTCCTGGTGGGGTACAACTGTCCAGTGAGAGGGCACTGGCTCCTCCAGAGGAACAAGGTGTGCGTCCACAGGGCCCTGCTGCATTGGAGCAGGGGAGCTGGGCATCTTAGAGACGGCGCTTCCTGCGGGGAGGTAGGCCAGTTGCCCTCGGTAGGTGCGCAGGGCTGCCAGGCGCAGGAAGGTCCCCAGAGTGAAGCGCATCTCCCCTAAGCGCCGATACTTCTCACTTTCCAGGTCCACGTCAGCAATGAAGCCCCAGGCCAGGCTGAGCACAGAGAAGAGGCGCAGGCCCGAGGCGGTGTGCAAGGACAGCAGGTTCATAGGCGACAGGAGCCGCTGGCACAGCAGCTGCGTGCAGTTGGTCAG
Proteins encoded in this region:
- the Sphk1 gene encoding sphingosine kinase 1 isoform X3; its protein translation is MDPVGGPGGLLPRPCRVLVLLNPRGGKGKALQLFQSLVQPLLAEAEVSFTLMLTERRNHARELVRAEELGRWDALVVMSGDGLMHEVVNGLMERPDWETAIQKPLCSLPAGSGNALAASLNHYAGYEQVTNEDLLTNCTQLLCQRLLSPMNLLSLHTASGLRLFSVLSLAWGFIADVDLESEKYRRLGEMRFTLGTFLRLAALRTYRGQLAYLPAGSAVSKMPSSPAPMQQGPVDAHLVPLEEPVPSHWTVVPHQDFVLVLALLHTHLGSEMFAAPMGRCAAGVMHLFYVRAGVSRAMLLRLFLAMEKGKHMEYDCPYLVHVPVIAFRLEPKDGRGVFAVDGELMVSEAVQGQVHPDYFWMVSGGCRGPPPSQESQQMPPPGEPL
- the Sphk1 gene encoding sphingosine kinase 1 isoform X2, which codes for MSAQVLGFLRNWTPLSLAAPQDLAAAGNDAVTPTAPAPGGEGEPHSQHRDALLGSTDKELKARAAVTGGSAATAPGTPWQLEPPDEAMDPVGGPGGLLPRPCRVLVLLNPRGGKGKALQLFQSLVQPLLAEAEVSFTLMLTERRNHARELVRAEELGRWDALVVMSGDGLMHEVVNGLMERPDWETAIQKPLCSLPAGSGNALAASLNHYAGYEQVTNEDLLTNCTQLLCQRLLSPMNLLSLHTASGLRLFSVLSLAWGFIADVDLESEKYRRLGEMRFTLGTFLRLAALRTYRGQLAYLPAGSAVSKMPSSPAPMQQGPVDAHLVPLEEPVPSHWTVVPHQDFVLVLALLHTHLGSEMFAAPMGRCAAGVMHLFYVRAGVSRAMLLRLFLAMEKGKHMEYDCPYLVHVPVIAFRLEPKDGRGVFAVDGELMVSEAVQGQVHPDYFWMVSGGCRGPPPSQESQQMPPPGEPL